One Methylophilus sp. TWE2 DNA segment encodes these proteins:
- a CDS encoding cation-translocating P-type ATPase, whose translation MNDSKDTQNDGKDCLNCCSKTPEEVTSVSSEDVVHEAQATISNIRDLATLRIEEMDCAAEEAEIRRALGKIETIRSLRFNLGKRELGIDADSNSVIQAVEAIRKAGFTPELIDPEADSPNLIEPEKGFWATWGKLLGALVLAVLAEALDFAFPDFQEINNLSMALAGIAIVLAGLEVYVKGFKALTQGRLNINALMTVAVTGAFLIGQWPEAAMVMALYAIAEAIEAKAVDRARNAIKSLMALTPENAEVQQPDGSWKRELVEDIQIDAKVRVKPGERIPLDGIVIAGQSAVDQSPVTGESLPIDKSPADEVYAGTINQAAELEMRVTALSTNSTISRIIEAVEQAQGSRAPTQRFVDRFAAVYTPAVFVLALAVALLMPWLMGWTWLQSIYKALVLLVIACPCALVISTPVTVVSGLAAAAKRGILIKGGVYLEEARKIKAVALDKTGTITEGKPKLVASVMLDGEENKTEIEGIAVSLAYRSDHPVSKAISEKSSGKLKDVSDFKAVAGRGVQGAIKGKTYYLANHRWIKELNLSTDDLEIRLGSYLNAGRTVSLLANDEKVLAIFAVADTIKPFSTIAIEELKKLGVAPVMLTGDNEATAKTVGMQAGVTEIKGNLLPEDKLKEIEALQQKYGTTAMTGDGINDAPALARADIGFAMGAAGTHTAMEAADVLVMNDDLRRLPETIRLSQQTHTILWQNIAIALGIKFIFLILALFADASMWMAVFADMGASLIVVMNGLRLMSYEAANRP comes from the coding sequence GTGAATGATTCAAAAGATACCCAAAATGATGGTAAGGACTGCTTAAACTGTTGTAGTAAAACACCTGAAGAAGTGACTTCTGTATCCAGTGAAGATGTGGTGCATGAAGCTCAGGCTACCATCTCGAATATTAGAGATTTAGCTACATTACGAATTGAAGAAATGGATTGCGCTGCGGAAGAGGCAGAAATCAGGCGTGCATTGGGTAAGATTGAAACAATACGCAGTCTGAGATTTAACCTTGGAAAACGAGAGCTAGGAATAGATGCGGATTCGAACAGCGTGATCCAAGCTGTAGAGGCCATTCGAAAAGCAGGTTTCACTCCTGAATTAATTGATCCCGAGGCAGACTCTCCAAACCTAATTGAGCCTGAAAAAGGATTTTGGGCGACATGGGGGAAATTGCTAGGTGCATTAGTTCTTGCGGTCTTGGCAGAGGCACTCGATTTCGCGTTTCCAGACTTTCAGGAAATTAATAACTTAAGTATGGCCTTAGCAGGCATTGCAATTGTACTGGCTGGTTTGGAAGTTTACGTGAAAGGTTTCAAAGCGCTGACGCAAGGACGATTGAATATCAATGCGCTAATGACTGTAGCAGTAACTGGTGCGTTCCTCATCGGTCAGTGGCCAGAAGCTGCCATGGTTATGGCACTCTATGCAATCGCAGAAGCTATTGAGGCTAAGGCCGTTGATCGCGCCCGCAATGCAATTAAAAGCCTGATGGCACTTACCCCAGAGAATGCTGAGGTTCAGCAGCCTGATGGTTCCTGGAAGCGTGAACTTGTAGAAGATATCCAGATAGATGCGAAAGTACGGGTCAAGCCCGGCGAGCGAATTCCTCTTGACGGGATTGTTATAGCTGGTCAAAGCGCAGTTGATCAGTCACCTGTAACGGGCGAAAGCTTGCCAATCGATAAATCCCCGGCAGATGAAGTTTATGCTGGGACCATTAACCAGGCAGCAGAACTGGAAATGAGAGTCACAGCACTATCAACTAACAGCACCATTTCCAGGATTATCGAGGCTGTAGAACAAGCTCAAGGCTCAAGAGCACCTACTCAACGATTTGTAGATAGGTTTGCGGCAGTTTATACGCCAGCCGTTTTCGTGTTGGCACTAGCAGTAGCGCTTCTAATGCCCTGGCTGATGGGTTGGACTTGGTTGCAATCCATTTACAAGGCTCTGGTACTGTTAGTGATAGCCTGCCCATGTGCTTTAGTCATATCCACACCCGTTACGGTAGTCAGTGGTTTAGCTGCAGCAGCGAAGCGTGGCATTCTGATCAAGGGTGGCGTATACCTTGAAGAAGCTCGCAAGATCAAAGCTGTGGCATTAGATAAAACTGGAACAATCACTGAAGGCAAGCCTAAGTTGGTTGCATCCGTGATGTTAGATGGCGAAGAAAATAAGACCGAAATCGAGGGTATTGCTGTTAGTTTGGCATATAGGTCTGACCACCCTGTTTCCAAAGCAATCTCTGAAAAATCATCTGGTAAATTGAAAGATGTCTCTGATTTCAAAGCAGTCGCCGGCAGAGGTGTTCAAGGAGCTATTAAAGGTAAAACTTACTATCTAGCCAATCATAGGTGGATTAAAGAACTCAATTTAAGCACGGATGACCTAGAAATTCGACTTGGTTCATATTTGAATGCTGGTCGGACAGTTTCTTTACTTGCTAATGATGAAAAGGTACTGGCAATTTTCGCTGTCGCAGACACTATCAAACCATTCTCTACCATAGCGATAGAGGAACTAAAGAAATTAGGCGTGGCCCCGGTAATGTTGACCGGAGACAATGAGGCAACAGCAAAAACAGTAGGCATGCAGGCTGGTGTTACTGAGATTAAAGGAAATTTGTTGCCCGAAGATAAACTTAAGGAAATCGAAGCGCTTCAGCAAAAATATGGCACCACAGCTATGACCGGTGATGGTATTAATGATGCTCCAGCATTAGCAAGAGCAGACATTGGTTTTGCAATGGGTGCAGCTGGAACACACACAGCCATGGAAGCAGCTGATGTTCTTGTGATGAATGATGACCTACGTCGGCTGCCAGAAACCATTCGCCTGTCTCAACAAACCCATACGATTCTGTGGCAAAACATTGCTATTGCACTTGGTATCAAGTTTATTTTTTTAATACTGGCACTATTCGCGGATGCATCCATGTGGATGGCTGTATTTGCAGACATGGGCGCTAGTTTGATCGTAGTGATGAATGGCTTAAGACTAATGAGTTATGAAGCCGCGAATAGGCCATGA
- a CDS encoding efflux RND transporter permease subunit: MLNWILDAALKYKLLVILAFIVAAFFGVKAWQEVPLDAFPDVTPVQVNVYTESPGLASEDVEKLITFPVESSLAGLKGIEEIRSVSLFGLSYVSVYFNDTTDIQQARFLVGEKLADARSRMPAGYGEPTLGPNTSGLGQVLWYTLNSDKQSTTDLRTLHDWSVRMVMRTVSGVDDITSWGGNEKQFQVQIDPQKLFKYGLTFSGVIERLTSNNHQVGGQYINIGQEQFLVRGLGLVKNSRDIERIVVSEKQGTPVYVENIAKVIEGAGPRFGAVTQDGKEVVMGMVLARIGENAQQVVDAAKKKLELVKATLPKGVTLETVYDRTAIIDKAIKMADRAMVEGALLVIVVLFMLLGEVRSALVVVVAIPMGRLIAFIFMEKYGISANLMSLGGLIIGLGMTIDGPLVLVENCFRRLAHYAGQNVDRTKIVLDASREVINPITFGVLIITVVFLPIFSLTGLEGKLFKPLAINMTFAMIGSMILTLTLIPVLCSLALKPKEERDPWLIRLLKPRYVSLLKWCLANKKIVVGATGIAFVAALAMFPFLGKEFMPNLQEQDILFRVTGIPSTSLEQSISVSDRVAKSLKKTPEVKSSIAMIGRPEKGETADVNSMEVLVHLNPADTWPKKITYGDLAAKLQEQAEEDVPEAVISASQPIQSRVEELISGVRATLSAKVYGEDLATIDRIANQVKGVVAKVNGVADLALEANVGKPQLIINVDREAIARYGINADDVLQVVQSGIGGKPVSTLIDGVKRFAIQVWLQPEYRSDIRTINDIPISTAQGALIPLSQVASVNIEEGYSFVRREQLQRYAVIQMDVQGRDIDGFVKEAQAAIDQKVKLPSGYWIEWGGAFENQQRAMTKLAIIVPLTIGLIFVLLYTAFHSFRYAGLIIANVPFAAIGGIFSLAIAGQYLSVPAAIGFIAVFGVAMLNGIVLVEFINSLREEGKTIDEAVLEGTTLRLRPVMMTAMVEIFGLIPFLLATGVGSEILRPLAVVVIGGLLTATVLTLVFLPVAYDWMETRREANEKGMSRKAS, encoded by the coding sequence ATGCTAAATTGGATATTAGATGCTGCGCTAAAATATAAACTTCTGGTCATTCTGGCGTTTATAGTTGCTGCATTTTTTGGAGTCAAAGCATGGCAGGAAGTGCCTTTGGATGCTTTCCCAGATGTAACCCCTGTTCAGGTAAACGTGTATACGGAATCCCCTGGGCTAGCTTCAGAGGATGTTGAAAAACTGATTACGTTTCCCGTTGAAAGCTCTTTAGCCGGTCTCAAAGGTATTGAGGAAATCAGGTCAGTTTCACTGTTTGGATTGTCATATGTCAGCGTGTATTTCAATGACACTACGGACATTCAACAAGCACGCTTTTTGGTGGGTGAAAAACTGGCGGATGCTCGGTCAAGAATGCCAGCGGGTTATGGAGAGCCAACCCTTGGTCCGAACACCTCTGGTTTAGGCCAGGTTCTCTGGTACACGCTCAATTCCGATAAACAATCTACCACTGACCTACGAACCTTGCATGACTGGAGCGTAAGAATGGTAATGCGTACAGTCTCAGGGGTTGATGACATTACATCCTGGGGTGGTAACGAGAAACAATTTCAGGTTCAAATTGACCCTCAGAAGTTGTTTAAGTACGGCCTGACATTCTCTGGAGTGATTGAAAGACTAACCTCGAATAACCATCAAGTTGGAGGCCAGTACATCAATATTGGCCAAGAACAATTCCTGGTTCGCGGCTTGGGTCTGGTTAAGAACAGTCGAGACATTGAACGTATAGTTGTTTCTGAAAAACAAGGCACTCCGGTCTATGTAGAAAACATCGCCAAAGTCATTGAAGGTGCAGGTCCGAGATTCGGTGCAGTCACTCAGGATGGTAAAGAAGTAGTGATGGGCATGGTGCTTGCCAGAATTGGTGAAAATGCTCAGCAAGTGGTAGATGCCGCTAAAAAGAAACTAGAGCTGGTGAAGGCTACGTTACCAAAGGGCGTCACTCTTGAAACGGTTTATGACCGCACAGCCATTATCGACAAAGCGATTAAAATGGCCGATCGTGCAATGGTTGAAGGTGCATTGCTAGTAATCGTTGTGCTCTTCATGCTGTTGGGTGAGGTGCGCTCTGCTCTGGTGGTAGTTGTTGCGATTCCAATGGGGCGTTTGATTGCATTCATATTCATGGAGAAATACGGGATATCGGCAAACCTGATGTCCTTAGGTGGTTTAATCATTGGGCTTGGTATGACAATCGATGGTCCATTGGTGCTTGTAGAAAACTGTTTCCGTCGATTAGCCCACTATGCTGGTCAAAATGTGGATAGAACGAAGATTGTGCTGGATGCTTCCCGTGAAGTTATCAACCCAATTACGTTTGGCGTTCTCATCATTACAGTGGTATTTCTACCTATCTTTTCTTTGACAGGCTTGGAAGGAAAGTTATTTAAGCCACTAGCAATCAACATGACATTCGCCATGATTGGTTCGATGATCCTGACGTTGACACTCATCCCTGTACTTTGTTCTTTGGCTCTGAAACCAAAAGAAGAAAGAGATCCTTGGCTGATTCGCCTTTTGAAACCTCGCTATGTTTCCCTTCTAAAATGGTGTCTTGCGAATAAGAAAATTGTCGTTGGCGCGACAGGTATTGCCTTTGTTGCAGCATTGGCGATGTTCCCATTCTTGGGTAAAGAATTTATGCCTAACCTTCAGGAACAAGACATTCTTTTTAGAGTTACCGGGATTCCATCTACTTCTTTGGAGCAATCCATTTCAGTTTCTGATCGCGTAGCTAAAAGCCTGAAGAAAACACCTGAAGTTAAGAGCAGCATTGCCATGATTGGTCGACCTGAAAAAGGCGAAACCGCAGATGTTAATTCCATGGAGGTATTAGTTCATCTAAATCCAGCAGATACCTGGCCCAAGAAAATCACTTATGGTGACCTGGCAGCGAAACTTCAAGAACAGGCTGAAGAGGATGTGCCTGAAGCGGTCATCTCTGCTTCTCAGCCAATTCAGTCCCGGGTAGAGGAGTTGATTTCTGGGGTCAGGGCTACTTTATCCGCAAAAGTCTACGGCGAAGACCTTGCAACCATTGACCGTATTGCCAATCAGGTAAAAGGAGTTGTTGCTAAAGTTAATGGCGTAGCGGATCTTGCGCTGGAAGCAAACGTAGGTAAGCCTCAACTGATTATTAATGTCGATAGAGAGGCGATTGCTCGTTATGGCATCAATGCAGATGATGTGCTTCAAGTGGTTCAGTCTGGCATTGGCGGTAAACCAGTATCGACTCTGATTGATGGCGTTAAACGCTTTGCCATCCAAGTCTGGCTCCAGCCTGAATATCGAAGTGACATTAGAACCATCAACGATATTCCAATCTCAACCGCTCAAGGTGCTTTGATTCCGCTCTCTCAGGTTGCAAGTGTCAATATCGAAGAAGGTTATTCATTTGTTAGACGTGAGCAATTGCAGCGTTATGCGGTTATTCAAATGGATGTCCAAGGTCGCGATATTGATGGCTTCGTTAAAGAGGCCCAAGCAGCCATTGATCAGAAAGTGAAGTTGCCTAGTGGTTATTGGATTGAATGGGGTGGTGCATTTGAAAACCAGCAACGTGCTATGACCAAACTGGCGATCATCGTGCCTCTTACCATCGGGTTAATTTTCGTCCTTCTGTATACAGCCTTCCATTCATTCAGATACGCAGGGCTGATCATCGCCAACGTACCGTTTGCTGCGATTGGGGGCATCTTTTCACTGGCTATAGCAGGGCAGTATCTCTCAGTTCCTGCTGCAATTGGATTTATTGCCGTGTTCGGCGTAGCAATGTTGAACGGTATTGTCCTTGTCGAATTCATCAATAGCCTGCGAGAAGAAGGCAAAACAATTGATGAAGCGGTATTAGAAGGCACAACCCTTCGTTTGAGGCCGGTTATGATGACGGCAATGGTTGAAATTTTCGGCCTCATCCCATTCCTGCTTGCAACAGGTGTCGGCTCTGAAATCCTCCGACCACTTGCAGTGGTGGTGATTGGTGGCTTACTCACTGCTACCGTGTTGACACTAGTTTTCTTACCCGTTGCCTATGACTGGATGGAAACCAGAAGGGAAGCAAACGAAAAAGGGATGTCTCGCAAAGCTAGTTAA
- a CDS encoding efflux RND transporter periplasmic adaptor subunit, translating to MLTFLRKLYLFALVFSAIIFFMLLSGCSSKDVPDSETKAISSVPEESEANEDVIKLSNTEVQQSQLTVTPASKSAVQDQLTFTANIQANQNKLAHVTPRIEGKLSKVIANLGDRVKTGQILAEIDSIQMGEARAQYRSSKTDLALAQANFDRISKLYEDKVVPQKQLIESQSALERAKSALYADSERLRMYGGLTEQNGSTYLLKAPFDGIVIEKNVVIGELASPANTIFTIADMSSVWIDADVPERDLQSLAVGKSASVTVTAYPDEVFQGKVSYLSSVVDKTTRTVKARIELPNPNLKLRIDMFAKVLFSHAGTKDVFVVPNSAVVMVQGIPNVYINEKGGFTPRAVELGSRYNEVVEIKSGLKEGELVVQTGVYALKARQLKSQISDEH from the coding sequence ATGTTAACTTTCCTCAGAAAATTATATCTATTTGCACTGGTTTTCTCCGCAATTATCTTTTTCATGCTCCTAAGTGGATGCAGCTCAAAAGATGTTCCAGATTCAGAAACCAAGGCCATCTCTTCAGTTCCTGAGGAGAGTGAAGCTAATGAAGATGTGATTAAATTAAGTAATACTGAAGTCCAGCAAAGCCAATTAACAGTTACTCCTGCATCCAAGAGTGCCGTTCAAGACCAGTTAACGTTTACAGCTAACATTCAGGCTAACCAAAATAAACTTGCCCATGTAACTCCTAGAATTGAAGGCAAGCTTTCCAAGGTGATTGCCAATCTTGGAGACCGAGTTAAAACAGGTCAGATATTAGCTGAGATCGATAGTATTCAAATGGGTGAAGCGAGAGCCCAATACAGAAGCTCTAAAACAGACTTGGCGCTGGCTCAGGCCAACTTTGATCGAATTTCAAAACTGTATGAAGACAAGGTTGTTCCTCAGAAACAATTGATCGAGTCACAATCTGCACTAGAGAGAGCTAAATCAGCCCTGTATGCAGACTCAGAGAGATTGCGAATGTATGGCGGTTTGACAGAACAAAATGGTTCAACCTATTTACTCAAAGCGCCATTCGACGGCATTGTGATTGAGAAAAATGTAGTGATCGGTGAGTTAGCTAGTCCTGCAAACACGATTTTCACTATTGCAGACATGTCTTCAGTTTGGATTGATGCAGATGTTCCAGAACGAGACTTGCAATCCCTAGCTGTTGGTAAATCAGCCAGTGTCACAGTCACAGCTTATCCAGATGAGGTTTTCCAGGGTAAGGTCAGTTATTTATCAAGCGTGGTTGATAAGACTACTCGCACAGTAAAAGCCCGGATCGAGCTTCCCAATCCTAACCTCAAGCTACGCATTGATATGTTTGCAAAAGTACTGTTCAGCCATGCCGGGACCAAGGATGTATTTGTTGTTCCAAACTCCGCAGTGGTAATGGTACAAGGCATTCCAAATGTGTATATCAATGAGAAAGGCGGCTTCACTCCAAGGGCAGTTGAATTAGGCTCCAGATATAACGAGGTAGTTGAGATTAAATCTGGCCTCAAAGAAGGTGAACTCGTTGTTCAGACTGGTGTATATGCGCTAAAAGCCAGACAGCTCAAATCTCAAATCAGCGATGAGCACTAG
- a CDS encoding TolC family protein, with the protein MYDSSSIRWLFVLIAFLISSVTNAEPLTLEAAWTIAAQNNPDLKRLIANQSIPAGEFQDASGPLYYNPTLNLEGRTRRIAQTGASDPYRGEYGIGISQTFEIAGQQRFRRQAAEESKTAISQDIAEEYRALHAQLEEQFINVLAVQKRIEVEQRILKLIEQNTQLSRKRVSAGEDSLLDGNLAIVDAERARNQLISLNEQLLRARTQLAATMQLKANEFPEVAGELTPAQTQYTLQELFNKLDTRPGIQSLTSKEASARSRLELQKSMRYPDLTVSLINTTEASLAGSDNISSIGVSMPLPIFRRNATGIGRATAELTQSEINLTSETRNAKAVIEAAWLRRENIKDRVRRLNSEVYPKLEENLTLSKKAFENGEIGLPQLLIVQRQVVDAQRDIIETQKDLRLVQIELEYVSGWLSPLASATQE; encoded by the coding sequence GTGTATGATTCATCGTCTATAAGATGGCTGTTTGTATTAATAGCTTTCTTAATCAGTTCAGTTACCAATGCTGAGCCATTAACGCTGGAGGCAGCCTGGACTATTGCTGCCCAGAACAACCCGGACTTAAAGCGCTTAATCGCCAATCAGAGTATTCCTGCTGGCGAGTTCCAAGATGCTTCTGGCCCGCTCTATTACAACCCGACACTGAACTTGGAAGGTAGAACCCGCCGTATTGCTCAAACCGGCGCATCTGACCCTTACAGAGGTGAATATGGTATCGGTATCTCCCAGACCTTCGAAATTGCCGGGCAGCAACGGTTTCGTAGACAAGCTGCAGAAGAAAGTAAAACTGCAATTTCCCAAGATATTGCTGAAGAATATCGCGCTCTGCATGCGCAATTAGAAGAGCAGTTCATCAATGTACTTGCTGTCCAAAAGCGTATTGAAGTTGAACAGCGCATTCTAAAACTCATCGAGCAAAATACGCAGTTGTCTCGCAAGAGAGTAAGCGCCGGTGAGGATAGTTTGCTTGATGGGAATTTGGCCATCGTAGATGCGGAGCGTGCGCGTAACCAATTGATCTCCCTCAATGAACAATTGTTGCGTGCAAGAACTCAACTGGCAGCCACCATGCAGCTTAAGGCAAATGAATTTCCAGAAGTGGCTGGGGAGTTAACTCCAGCCCAAACGCAATACACTCTACAAGAATTATTCAACAAGCTTGATACCCGCCCAGGAATTCAATCTCTCACAAGTAAAGAAGCCTCTGCCAGATCGCGTTTAGAGCTGCAAAAAAGTATGCGTTACCCAGACCTAACTGTGTCTCTAATCAATACGACGGAGGCCAGTCTCGCTGGCAGTGACAATATTTCATCCATCGGCGTATCTATGCCGCTGCCGATTTTCCGTCGCAATGCGACTGGCATAGGTCGAGCAACAGCAGAGCTCACTCAATCAGAAATCAACCTGACTTCTGAGACACGTAATGCCAAAGCAGTCATTGAAGCCGCCTGGTTGCGTAGAGAGAACATCAAGGATCGAGTCAGACGCTTGAACAGTGAAGTTTATCCCAAGCTAGAGGAAAACCTGACGCTTTCCAAAAAGGCATTCGAAAACGGTGAAATTGGATTGCCGCAATTACTGATTGTGCAACGACAAGTGGTGGATGCTCAACGCGACATCATTGAAACACAAAAAGATCTTCGCCTTGTACAGATTGAGTTGGAATATGTTTCAGGCTGGCTGTCCCCATTAGCTTCAGCTACACAAGAATAG
- a CDS encoding phosphoethanolamine transferase has protein sequence MFLENLKSKISKYLPVPKTQNAWIMMASLFIMVTGNISLCQNLLKTYPLSLNNLPFLASLFVFFFVTLTIVIQILCIGKSAKWVLAVLLIVSSLNAYFMDSFGVVIDHTMMDNVAQTDQRELQGLITFELVARLIFLGLIPAFLVIKNFPKQMEFSQEFKSRIKAISSLALTAIIVVAPFTAGYASFIREHKIVRFYANPTFSIYSAYKYVNQEAKVFEARNVPLKTIATDAYRNTPNNNKRKLVIVVVGETARYDRFALNGYRRATTPNLEAANVVSFSNVSACGTSTMVSVPCMFSSLGQRGYNKETALKQENVIDVLARNGIDVLWRDNNSDSKGVALRVKYQNFQSTNLNPICDPECRDVGMLDGLDKHIQSKNGKDILIVLHQMGNHGPEYFRRYPKAFEKFSPVCKSKELKDCTKQEIDNAYDNAILYTDYFLSEVIKFLKPYEENYDVGMMYIADHGESLGEYGMYLHAAPVVIAPKEQTKIPLIVWTGNSSAFPESHLRQHKNLALSHDDVFCSLMVAYDFNSNMCKPYMEAARHLHNSLDHDAVTAVVDKGISS, from the coding sequence ATGTTTTTAGAAAACTTAAAATCAAAGATTTCGAAATACTTGCCTGTTCCAAAGACTCAAAATGCCTGGATCATGATGGCATCCTTGTTCATTATGGTGACTGGCAACATTTCGCTTTGCCAAAACCTGTTGAAGACGTATCCACTCAGCCTTAATAATCTTCCGTTCCTGGCATCATTATTCGTTTTCTTTTTCGTCACGCTAACAATCGTCATTCAAATACTTTGCATTGGTAAATCTGCAAAGTGGGTTTTAGCTGTTCTGCTGATTGTTTCTTCTCTGAACGCATATTTCATGGATAGCTTTGGTGTAGTGATCGACCACACCATGATGGATAACGTTGCTCAAACCGATCAGAGAGAGTTGCAAGGTTTAATCACATTTGAATTGGTGGCCAGATTGATCTTTTTGGGTCTGATCCCGGCATTTCTTGTGATTAAAAACTTTCCAAAGCAGATGGAGTTTTCTCAGGAATTCAAGAGTCGCATTAAAGCTATTTCCAGCCTGGCTCTAACTGCGATCATAGTGGTTGCACCATTCACTGCTGGGTATGCGTCATTTATCAGAGAGCACAAAATCGTAAGGTTTTATGCGAATCCAACATTCTCGATTTATTCTGCTTATAAATATGTAAATCAAGAAGCCAAAGTTTTTGAAGCACGGAATGTCCCTTTAAAAACGATTGCCACTGACGCCTACAGAAACACTCCAAACAACAACAAACGTAAGCTTGTCATCGTTGTTGTAGGTGAAACAGCACGGTATGACAGGTTTGCGTTAAACGGGTACCGACGCGCCACCACTCCTAATCTGGAAGCTGCAAACGTTGTCAGCTTTAGTAATGTCAGTGCTTGCGGTACCTCCACCATGGTATCCGTACCATGCATGTTCTCTTCCCTAGGGCAACGTGGTTATAACAAAGAGACGGCTTTGAAGCAGGAGAATGTGATTGATGTGCTGGCCAGAAACGGCATTGATGTTTTATGGCGCGACAATAACTCAGACTCGAAAGGTGTTGCACTTCGAGTTAAATATCAAAATTTTCAATCAACAAACCTCAATCCAATATGTGATCCAGAGTGCCGTGACGTAGGTATGTTAGATGGCTTGGATAAGCACATCCAATCAAAAAATGGCAAAGACATTCTGATCGTATTGCATCAGATGGGTAATCACGGTCCTGAATATTTCCGACGTTACCCAAAGGCATTTGAGAAGTTTAGCCCCGTGTGTAAGTCGAAAGAACTTAAAGATTGTACTAAGCAAGAGATCGACAATGCTTATGACAATGCGATTCTCTATACAGATTACTTCCTATCCGAAGTGATTAAGTTTCTTAAGCCATACGAAGAAAACTACGATGTGGGAATGATGTATATCGCCGATCACGGTGAGTCACTAGGCGAGTATGGAATGTATCTTCATGCAGCCCCGGTGGTGATTGCGCCTAAAGAGCAAACCAAAATACCTCTCATTGTATGGACTGGCAATTCGTCTGCTTTTCCAGAAAGCCACTTAAGGCAGCATAAAAATCTTGCATTAAGCCACGATGATGTTTTCTGTTCGCTGATGGTCGCTTATGACTTCAACAGCAACATGTGTAAGCCATATATGGAGGCTGCAAGACATTTACATAATTCACTGGATCATGATGCTGTTACAGCTGTAGTTGATAAGGGTATTTCAAGCTAA
- the flgB gene encoding flagellar basal body rod protein FlgB — protein sequence MLKKLDAELNVLQNALRIRSQRQELLASNIANADTPQYKAKDIDFKSAMQSAMQQAETNGTASADPRAGILKQTSSEHLSGDPDQVKGHSGDVLFRSLVQGSVDGNTVDMDLERNEFVDNSVRYEAGVTLMTDKLKEMMTAIKGEG from the coding sequence ATGTTGAAAAAATTGGATGCCGAACTGAATGTTCTTCAAAATGCGCTGCGTATTCGCAGTCAGCGACAAGAGTTACTAGCTTCTAACATTGCGAATGCAGATACACCGCAATACAAGGCGAAAGATATTGATTTCAAGTCAGCCATGCAATCAGCTATGCAACAGGCAGAAACTAACGGAACTGCATCAGCAGATCCAAGAGCAGGTATTCTTAAACAAACTAGCAGCGAGCACCTGAGTGGAGATCCAGATCAAGTGAAAGGTCATTCTGGAGATGTTCTATTTCGCTCTTTAGTACAAGGCTCTGTAGATGGTAATACTGTAGACATGGATTTGGAGAGAAACGAGTTTGTAGATAACAGTGTTCGCTACGAAGCTGGCGTCACGTTAATGACAGATAAGCTTAAAGAAATGATGACCGCAATAAAAGGAGAAGGTTAA
- a CDS encoding ZIP family metal transporter, with product MQAALSILTFAFYPALAVIFGGFIALWRPLKPGTVSAIQHFAAGLLFCALATELLPDLVHRKLPWITLIGFTLGVMVMLTVKHFAEKTGQNTISTATVPTSLVAVLGIDVALDGLLVGLGFAAGQKEGLLLTIALTLEVLFLGLSGAVALAQAGSSRKHILMVTIGFALILLIGALAGSTLLVFASDTVVDAILAFGLAALLYLVTEELLVEAHEVPETSFQTAMFFFGFILLLTIEMLM from the coding sequence ATGCAGGCTGCGTTGAGCATTCTCACATTTGCTTTTTATCCTGCTTTGGCCGTAATCTTTGGAGGGTTCATTGCGCTATGGCGGCCGTTGAAACCTGGGACTGTCAGTGCTATACAGCACTTTGCTGCTGGTTTGCTTTTTTGCGCTCTGGCAACAGAACTCCTCCCGGACCTAGTGCACCGAAAACTTCCCTGGATCACCCTAATTGGATTCACCTTAGGGGTGATGGTCATGCTGACGGTTAAGCACTTTGCCGAGAAGACGGGGCAAAACACAATCAGTACCGCGACTGTACCTACAAGCCTGGTCGCCGTTCTTGGCATTGATGTGGCTTTAGATGGTTTGTTAGTGGGACTAGGGTTTGCTGCCGGGCAAAAGGAAGGCTTGCTGCTAACCATTGCACTTACTCTTGAAGTCCTATTTCTTGGATTGTCAGGAGCTGTAGCATTAGCCCAAGCTGGAAGTAGTCGCAAACATATACTCATGGTAACAATTGGCTTCGCTTTGATTTTACTCATCGGAGCACTAGCCGGCAGCACCTTGCTGGTTTTTGCGAGTGACACTGTTGTGGATGCCATCTTGGCGTTTGGCCTTGCTGCGCTACTGTATCTGGTCACGGAAGAATTGCTTGTTGAAGCTCATGAAGTGCCGGAAACCAGTTTCCAGACAGCGATGTTTTTCTTTGGATTCATTTTGCTGCTAACCATTGAAATGTTGATGTAG